A genomic window from Candidatus Eisenbacteria bacterium includes:
- a CDS encoding NAD-dependent succinate-semialdehyde dehydrogenase encodes MLESVNPANDQVVGRYEETSPEAEGSAVALADKAFSAWRETGFPVRAAAMTRAAELLEAGKSRYADLMAAEMGKPLPQGRAEVEKCAWACRYYADNAARFLEPLLIETDATKSYAAFPPLGVVLAVMPWNFPFWQVFRFAAPALMAGNAGVLKHASNVTGCAIAIGDLLREAGFPEHLFTVLCLRAGAVERVLERREVRAVTLTGSAAAGRAIASVAGRLLKKSVLELGGSDPYVVLGDAEMEPTVEACVSSRLINSGQSCIAAKRFIVVEKVRRDFTERFVAKMLAKRMGNPTQAGVDLGPLARRDLRDQLHVQVTESVRRGAKLLLGGEVPGGPGAFYPPTVLSDVGPGMPAYEEETFGPVAAIIAARDEADAIRIANDSTYGLGSAIFTRDSARGERLAAGSLEAGSCFVNALARSDPRLPFGGIKESGYGRELSVFGIREFVNVKTVYVR; translated from the coding sequence GTGCTCGAGAGCGTAAACCCCGCAAACGATCAAGTCGTAGGCCGTTACGAGGAGACGTCACCCGAGGCGGAGGGGTCGGCGGTCGCCCTTGCGGACAAGGCGTTTTCGGCGTGGCGGGAGACCGGATTCCCGGTCCGCGCTGCCGCGATGACCCGCGCGGCGGAGCTGCTCGAGGCTGGGAAATCGCGCTACGCCGACCTCATGGCCGCCGAGATGGGGAAGCCCCTTCCGCAGGGACGAGCCGAAGTCGAGAAGTGCGCCTGGGCCTGCCGTTACTACGCGGACAACGCCGCGCGTTTTCTCGAGCCGCTCCTGATCGAGACCGACGCGACAAAAAGCTACGCGGCGTTCCCGCCCCTCGGCGTCGTGCTCGCGGTCATGCCGTGGAATTTCCCGTTCTGGCAGGTCTTCCGTTTCGCGGCCCCGGCGCTCATGGCCGGGAACGCCGGCGTTCTCAAGCACGCTTCGAACGTGACCGGCTGCGCCATCGCGATCGGCGATCTCCTTCGTGAGGCCGGCTTTCCCGAACACCTCTTCACGGTGCTCTGCCTGCGCGCGGGCGCGGTGGAGCGCGTGCTGGAGCGCCGCGAGGTGCGCGCGGTGACGCTGACCGGGAGCGCCGCCGCGGGGCGGGCGATCGCCTCCGTGGCGGGGCGGCTTCTCAAGAAGAGCGTGCTGGAGCTGGGAGGGAGCGATCCCTACGTCGTGCTCGGGGACGCCGAGATGGAGCCGACCGTGGAGGCTTGCGTGAGCTCGCGCCTCATCAACTCAGGCCAGAGCTGCATCGCCGCCAAGCGGTTCATCGTCGTCGAGAAGGTCCGCCGCGACTTCACGGAGCGCTTTGTCGCGAAAATGCTCGCCAAGCGGATGGGGAATCCCACACAGGCGGGAGTCGATCTGGGCCCCCTGGCGCGGCGGGATCTGCGCGACCAGCTCCACGTGCAGGTGACCGAGAGCGTGCGCCGCGGAGCGAAGCTCCTGCTCGGCGGCGAGGTTCCCGGGGGCCCGGGCGCGTTCTACCCGCCGACCGTGCTCTCGGACGTCGGGCCGGGGATGCCCGCCTACGAGGAGGAGACGTTCGGTCCCGTTGCGGCAATCATCGCCGCGCGCGACGAAGCGGACGCGATCCGAATCGCGAACGATTCCACCTACGGCCTCGGCTCGGCGATCTTCACCCGCGATTCGGCGCGCGGAGAACGCCTCGCGGCCGGCTCGCTGGAAGCGGGCTCCTGCTTCGTGAACGCGCTCGCCCGGTCTGATCCCAGGCTCCCCTTCGGGGGGATCAAGGAATCGGGCTACGGACGCGAGCTCTCCGTGTTCGGGATCCGCGAATTCGTCAACGTGAAGACCGTGTACGTGCGATAG